The Candidatus Thermoplasmatota archaeon DNA segment CAAAAATATTGCATGGTTTTCTTGAAACATCTCTTATCGTTGGTGATGCTGAAATTATTGATTTGGACGAGGAGCTGTATCGAAAAGGAGAATGGAAATTACGGCTGTTTGGCGTTGCAAAAGGAATTATTGAGCCGACCTATATTCAGGTTGGAAAAACAACGTATGAATCTATTTCCGAGGAAAGTATTAAAGATGAACTCGCCGAGCATATTCGAGATGAGTTAGATATGAATCCAGACACGTTATTTTTTTTCGGATCCGGAGGAACGATTGACCACGTCGCCCGAAAACTTGGAATTGAAAATACGCTTCTTGGGATTGACGCGGTCTACCAAAAACGAACAATTAGAAAGGATTTAAATGAAACACAAATTCTTCAGTTGTTATCAAAATATAAAAAAAGAAAGCTGTTGTTAAGTCCCATCGGTTCACAAGGTTTTATTCTTGGACGTGGTAATCTTCAATTGAGTCCACCTGTCATAAAACAAATAGGTCTTGATAATATTATCATCATTGCAACTCCTGCTAAACTAATTGACACTCCGGTTCTGAGAGTTGATACTGGTGATAGCAACCTTGACGCTCTTTTTTCACGTCGTGAATACTACATGGTAGTTATTGGGTATCGTCTTAGCAGAGTAGTGAAGATACAAACCAACATCTTTTAATATCAAACGAACCATTCTACCAGCGCTTATAAAAGGATATTCTTACTCTCGGGGGAATGCTTGATATGAAACGAAATCCAACTGCGTTTTTAAGAGAGGAATATGAGGATTTAGTCAAAAAACATTTTGACTGGAAACAGCGGATCCTTGAAAGTCCTTCGGTTCCACATGCAATTGTCAATGGTAAAAAGGTGTTAATGCTCTGTTCAAATAATTATCTCAATCTCAGTACGCATCCACGATTGATCAAAGCTGCTGTTCAAGCGGCGAAAAAGTATGGAGCTGGTTCAGGGTCGGTGCGAGCGATTGCTGGAACTATGAAGCTGCATATCGATGTAGAAAAAAAACTTGCAGCATTTAAGCGAACAGAAGCTGCTCTTGTGTATCAAACTGGTTTTGCTGCCAATGCCGGTCTTATACCACAGCTTGCTGGTGAAGGGGATATTATTATCAGCGATGAACTCAATCATGGTAGTATTATTGATGGTGTTCGATTGACAAAAGCAGATCGGGCAATCTATAAACATCGTGATGTTGGCGATTTGGAAAAAATTCTTAGAGACGCTGACAAAAAATACCGCCGAATTCTCATTATTACTGATGGGGTTTTTAGCATGGATGGAGACATTGCGCCCATGGATCACATCGTTAAGCTTGCCAACGAATTTGGTGCAATGACGTATGTTGATGATGCACATGGAGAAGGTGTCATTGGACCTGAAGGGAGAGGTATTGGGGCGCATTTTCATATCGAAGGAAAAATCGATGTTGAAATGGGGACATTTAGTAAAGCATATGGTGTTGTCGGTGGTCTTATTGCAGGAAGTCAGGATTTGTATAATTTTGCATTTAACAAATCTCGGACCTGGCTTCTGAGTGGTTCGCATCCGCCAGCTGTTGCAGCAGCACAACTTGCTGCAATCGAAGTACTTGAAACTGAACCAGAACATGTCCAAAAACTCTGGGAAAATACACGGTATTTCAAAAAGGAACTTCAGTCAATTGGTTTTGATACGGGAACCAGTGAAACTCCAATTACTCCAGTCATTGTTGGTGATTCAGAAAAAGCTAAACAATTAAGTGATTTGTTATTTAACGAAGGTGTTTTTGCGTTACCTATCGTCTTTCCGATGGTCGCTCGTGATAAAGCGCGGATTCGAGTGATGATGAATGCAGGATTGACGAAAAAGGATCTTGATTTTGCTCTTCGAATTTTTGAAACAAGCGGTCAAAAACTTGGTATCATATGACGCAATCAAAAAGATTTTTTTCGCTGTCTTAGTCGATTTCAGGTCGATTGCATAAAGTATAAATAAAACATATGAGATTCCTTCTTGTATTTTTCTTGGTTTTATAGGAGCAAATGTGATTATGACCGATGATATTAAAAAAACAGGAACTACGATCCTTGGTATGGTCTGTAAGAATGGTGTTGTTATCGCAACTGAACAACGAGCAACCATGGGGACCTTGATTGCACATAAAGGAACCAAAAAGCTGTATAAGATTGATGATCATCTCGCCTTGGCTACAGCAGGTCTTGTTGGTGATCTTCAAGTGTTAAGCCGTTACCTTAGTGCAGAGGTAAATCTGTATCGTTTAAAACGCGGTGTTCAGATGCCTGTGCAGAGTGCTGCAACATTGATGTCAAACATTTTGAATCAACGGAAATTCTATCCGTATTATGTTCAACTGATTCTTGGTGGTTGGGATTCAACAGGAGGTCATGTGTTTTCTCTTGATGCTGCTGGTGGGGCGATTCCTGATAAATATACTGCTGGTGGCTCAGGATCACCATATGTTTTTGGTGTTCTTGAAGATTTATTTGTTGATGATATGTCAACCGACCAGGGCGTTGATGTTGCCCTTCGGGCAATAACTGCTGCTATGAACAGAGATTCAGCTTCAGGAAATGGTGCAACTGTCGCTGTCATCAGTGATAAAGGATTCAAGATGTTTTCTGATGATGAAGTAAAAATTCGATTAGATCGATTAAAAAAATAGATAAACCGCACCAGTTCCGTTCATAAAAGATATTGGAAAACTCATTACACATTCAATCACTGTTATTTAATCCATTTTCAAAGGGTAAAAGTATGACCGTCGAAGATGTTTTACGTGAATTTAAAGCAAAAATTCGAAGCTCGATTCCGGTAAGTACAGATGTATCGCAAGTCGAATTTGAAGGTGCATTACTTGTAATCTATACCAAAACACCGGATAAATTTGCAAAAAATAAAGACCTTGTTAAAAATTTAGCGAAAACTCTCCAGAAACGTATTGTTGTTCGTCCTGATCCAAGCGTTCTGACTGATGAAGAAATCGCTGAGAAAAAAATCCGTGAAATTATACCAAAAGATGCAGAGATTACCGATATCTTTTTCCAACGTGAGCTTGGTGAAGTAACTATTGAGGCGTTAAAACCTGGCGCCGCGATTGGAAAAGAAGGTCAATTACTCAATGAAATCAAAAAATCAATTAATTGGACACCCCGAATTATTCGTGCACCACCTATTCAATCGAAAACCGTTAAGGAAATACGAGGTTATCTTCGGACGATGAGTGATGAACGACGGGATATCCTTCAGAAAATCGGTCGAAAATTGCATCGAGGTGTTTCTGAGGGGGAGAAATTTGTTCGCATTACTGCTCTTGGGGGCTTTCGTGAGGTTGGTAGATCATGTTCTCTGCTTAGTACTCAAGATAGCAGGGTTCTTATTGACTGCGGTGTTGATGTTTCATCAGATGGAGCAGGATCGCCGTATATTCATCTTCCAGAGGTTCTACCACTTGAGAAACTAGATGCTGTTGTTATTACCCATGCACATCTTGATCATTGTGGTTTGGTCCCATTACTCTACAAGTATGGGTATGCTGGTCCTATTTATTGCACACCACCAACGCGTGATCTTATGACGCTTCTCCAAATGGATTATTTAAAAGTTGCTGCAGCCGATGGGAAAAAAGTTCCTTATTCATCAGAACATATCCGCAGTGTTATCAAACATTGCATCCCTATTGGATATGGTGATACAACTGATATCACACCGGATATTCGATTGACGTTTCATAACGCAGGACATATCCTTGGGTCATCGATTTGCCATTTCCACATCGGAGAAGGTTTATACAATATTGCTTTCAGCGGAGATATTAAATTTGAGAAAACCTGGTTGTTCAATCCTGCAGTAAACCATTTTCCCCGACTTGAGGCATTGGTTGTTGAATCAACGTATGGTGGACGGGAGGATTTCCAACCGAGTCGCCGTGAGGCAACAGATCGATTGAAAGATATTATTGTCACCTCGATTAAAAAGAAAGGTAAGGTTCTCGTTCCGGTTTTTGCTGTTGGTCGGAGTCAGGAGGTAATGATTGTTCTTGAAAGTTTAGTAAAAAACAAGGACATTCCACCGATTTCTGTCTATCTCGATGGTATGATTTGGGAGGCAACCGCGATTCACACTGCGTATCCTGAGTATCTGAATAATCGTTTACGGACTCAGATATTCCAACAGGGAGACAATCCGCTTCTTTCTGAGATATTTAAGCGTGTTGATAGTGTTGAAACACGAGATGAAATCCTTGCGGATAAAGAACCATGTGTGGTCCTTGCAACAAGTGGTATGATGAATGGCGGACCGGTTATGGAATATTTTAAAAGTTGGAGTCCTGATGAAAAAAACACGTTAGTCTTTGTTGGGTATCAGGCTGAGGGGACACTTGGTCGGAAGATACAACGAGGCGCTAAAGAAATCGCGTTAAATACCGGAGGAACTATTGTAAATCATCCTATTAATATGAATGTTGAAACCTGTGATGGCTTCTCAGGTCATAGTGATCGGCGACAGCTCGTTGGTTTTATCAGTAATATGTCACCGCGCCCTGAACGGGTTATTTTTAGTCATGGTGAAGAATCAAAATGTATTGATATTTCTTCAGCGATCCATAAGAAAATGAATCTGAATACCGCTGCTCCTTATAATCTTGAGACCATTCGGTTTAAATAAAAAAACAGAGTAGCTATAATTTTTTTCTGTTTAACTGTTTGTCAGGATTGTTGCTTGTTTTCTGCCGATTAAAAAAACAGCAAGAAAGCCAGGTATCTCCTGGTTCCCTTCTGATAAATGAAATGTTTCATGGTTCATCGTTATTGTGACTTCTGTGGGGATGTGGGCCAAAACAGGTTTATCTGAAAGTACAACTGCGTCTTGGAGTGGGTCAAAATCGTCAAGTTTTTTGAGTTCTATTTTTTTTACGATAAATCCTGTTTTTCCATGTAATGATCCTGGAAGTCGAATCAACCGTTTCACATCGCAGGTGACCGGTTCGTCTGTCTCACCTGCTGCAAGAGAAACAGCTGTTTTCCGCAGAGCACTGTTTAAAAAAAACTTTCGAATGGTTTTTGTTTGATCAAGCATACCGTCCTTGATTCGTTGTACTCGATCTTCAGATAATTCAAGAACAAGTTTTTCAGCATCTTTCTCTCTTACACCATACTCTGTGAGTTTTTGTTTAGGATTATCGCTTTTTCTGATTTCTTCAACAATGTCAATAATACCTCGGCTGATTCTTCCTTTCCAACCATGGTGATCTGGAGTCGGCATCGTTAAACTTTTCCCACTGATATATGTCCGTCCACCGTAGCTTCGTCGACCAGTTATTTGTTCATGAAATATTATTGTATCTTCGATATCTCGACCGGTGATATAATCAACTAGTTCCCTGCGTTCATTACTATCAAGATCAAGAATTGCTGGATCTTTCACATGACAATGATACCCTCGACCACCGCTAAAGTAGAGTTCTATGTATTTTTCATGAAATCCAAAATCTCCGAGAAGGAACTCTTCAACTAGTTTTTTAAATTCTTGCTTAACGATTCTGAGTGATTCGACGTAACTCATTTTTTCAGCATTTGGAAGATGATCTGAATCAAGATCAAAGATCAGTTCTGCACCCATCCAGTTTTTTTCCTGCATGGTAGCAGCATCTGGTTTTGTGTAATATGCTGATGAGTAGTACGCATGTTGAGGTACTCTCTCTCTGAGAAACGTTAGGTATTCTTGTTTTTTTGTAAAACCAATATGCCGAATCATGCCTTTACCCTGGAAAAGGATAAATGCAAATTCTCTCCTACCAAATCGATCTGGAAGTTCGGCAGGGGCTGTTGTGTAGTACTCTTGGAATAATGATCTGGTATATTCGATTGATTTCTGGTTTTCATCTTTTATTTCCATATGTTAAAAAAGACATCGTGTTTTTAGTCTATAATCTTTATCCCTCTGGCCAGATAAAGATTTATCAACCTGTCGATATTACCTTCTGATATATGCGTGATATCATCGAAGATGAATTATTCTCTTCGTCAGTCATTAAAGATCTCCGAACCCTTGATTTTGACTATGTTCCAGAAGAACTTCCTCATAGAACTGAACATCTTCGCAAACTCACTCAGATGTTCAAACCTGTTTTTAACGGGCTGTCTCAACATGTGGTAATTCAGGGTCCTGTAGGTTCAGGAAAAACAGTTTTGGTAAAAAAATTTTGTTCATCCTTTGCAGCTGTTGCTCGAAAACAAGGAAAAATCATTGATTATGTTCATGTAAATTGTCGGAAACGATCTACTGATTCATTGGTACTTCTTGGCGTTTTAACCCATTTTGACCCTGGCTTCCCTGATCGTGGTTTCTCAGTTCAAGAAATGATCCAGGTGCTACAGAAACAACTTCAGCGCCGTGAGTCACAGCTGATCCTTGTTCTTGATGAGGTTGATGCACTGTTGAAAAAACAAAAATCTGATTTAATTTATACATTATCTCGGTTCAATGATGAAACTTTAAAAACCCAGAATCCAGTTTCATTGATTTGTATTTCGCAACATGATATTTTTGGTTATCTAGAGCAATCTGCAGTAAGTACTTTTAAACGAAGTAATCGTATTCTTCTCGATAAATACAGTCGAGATGAGCTCTACGATATTGTTATGCAGAGAGTACAGCTTGGTTTTCATCCTCATACTGTTCTTTCTGATAGTATTGATTTGATCGCTGATTTAGCTGCTGAATGGGGCGATGCTCGTTTCGCAATTGAACTATTATGGAAAGCAGGTTTATATGCAGATGAACAACATAAGCAACAGGTAATTCCTGAGCATGTTCGAGCGGTGAAAGCTGAAACGTATTCTGTGGTTACTGAGACAAAATTAAAAAATCTTGGAAAACACCATCTGCTTACCTTACTTGCTATTGCAAAGCGACTGGAAAAAGATGGAACTGCATATGTTATTACGGGTGATGTTGAGAAAACCTACACGATAACCTGTGAAGAATACCATGAGAAACCTCGTGCGCATACCATGTTTTGGACGTATCTCAAAGATGTGGAGAATGCCGGTTTTATTACGATGAAACTGTCCGGGAAAGGGCAGCTTGGGACAACGCAGTGGATATCGCTTCCTGATATTCCTGCAGGTGTTCTCCGAGAGAAACTTACAAGTATGCTTGAGAGTTAGGATACGTGCAGAGTTTGTGTACCGGGCAGGATTGACAGAGAGGTTTTTTTCTGCAAAAATTTTTTGCGAGTTCTACAAGTAATGCATGAAACTCTTGATAAAGTAATACCCGTTGTTTTGGTTGTGTTTCTTTTTTGAGTTCTGTTTGAAAAAAGTTTTGAAACGTATCATAGGTATCTGTATCACCGATTTGAAATGGTATTCGCTTTGCGATTCTTTTCGTATATGCATCGATGACAAAAAACGGTTTATTTCCAGCATAGAGCAGAATAGAATCCGCGGTTTCAGGGCCAATACCTTGTAATGATAGAAGTTCTTGGCGAAGTATTTTTTCATCTCTTGTGAAAAACAGATCAAGGTCAGCATGATAATTTGTATAAAGATATTGCGCTATATGTTTTAATCGCTGTGCTTTTTGATTGAAAAAACCAGATGGTTGAATGAGTTTTTTTAGATGGTTTTCATCTATTGATACAAGAGCTTTGATAGTCATGATGTTGTGCTGTTTGAGTTGTTGTAATGCTTTTTCAACGTTTGTCCATGCTGTGTTTTGGGTTAATATCGCTCCAATGATAATTTCAAATCGCGGGTCACTTTGATATTTTTTATGATATGACAGATCAGTTGGCCACCAGTTCTGTTCGCCAAAATATGAGAAGAGTTTTTGGTATAATTTAAAGGGAGTACATGTCATTGGTCATCTGATCCATGGTATTCTTGCTATGCAAATCAGTTTTTTTAAAGAGTGCTTTCGACAATGTTTATGATTTTTTGATTTTTCTCATCGCTTTTGAGTTGTATTTCCTTGAGACCAAACATCATGTTTTTGACAAATGCTTCATCTTTAATTGCACCAAGATTAATTTTTACATTGAAAACTGCTGCTTGTACACCTGCATGTGCCATGAGTGATGATACTGCTGCGTCGGTGATAGAATTTTTATTTCCTTTTTGTGCTACTTCTAATGCGAGATCAAGGATCTGTTCGCAAAGTTGTGCTGTTTGAAAGGGAACCTGTGCTGCTTTTTTATACGCCTGTTGGAGAGCGTTTCGTCTTTTTTGTTTTTGTTCGTCTGTTTCTTTTGGCATTTGTATTGCCGTTATAACTTCATTGAATGCCGCAGTGTCTTTATCGATAAGATCCGTTAATTCTTTCCGAAGTTGCTCACTGTGTGATAGGATTTTTTGTATCTCTTCTTGGACGGTGAGATACGCCTCTTTTCCAAGGGTAAGATTTCCTACCATAGATGTTAATGCAGCACCGAGTGCGCCAGCCAGGGCTGCAACACTTCCTCCACCGGGAGCTGGGCTACTTGAGGCAAGTTCATCAAGAAATAGGTTAATTGGTAATTGAGATAGTTTCTGCATATTCATAATCACTTCTGTATCTCGACGAGTTTTTTTTCTAAGATTTGATCCGTAGTAAAATGTTCGAGTCGGAGATAATGGTCAGCTACTTGGCTCAGTGCTTCAACAGGTATTAAACCTACGATTTCACTGCCGATGACCGGAACGCCATATCGTTCAGCTTCATTTTTAATTGTTTCAAACACTCGGAACAGGGGTGTTTTCTGGTAGTTGACGAGATTCATAGATACTTGAACAATGTTTCGCTCTTTGATTTCAAAACCCATAGCTTTTACATATCGGTATCCACCGCTGCTATGACGGACTGCTTGTGCGATTTTTTTTGCAATCTCTACATTGTTTGTTCCAAGGTTGACATTGTAGGCGATGAGGAAGAACCGTGCACCGACTGCGGTTGCACCAGCAGTTGGATGCATTTTATGAGGGCCGTAATCTGGTATTCTGTCAGGGTTTTTCCCAATCTCATTTTTAAGTCCTTCGTATTCACCACGGCGTACATCGGCGAGATTACGTCGGTCTTCTCGTTGTGCTGCCTCTTCATAGAGAAAACAAGGGACGTTAGTTTTTTCTGAGAATTCTTTGGCAAACTCATGTGCAAGTTTGATGCAATCCTCCATGGTTACTTCAGAGATGGGGATAAAAGGAACCACATCGATAGCACCCATTCGTGGATGTTCTCCTTTATGTTTGTTCATGTCAATGAGTTCAACACATTTTATTGCAATATCTAGTGCTACTGCTTTGATCTTATCAGGAGGACCAATAAGGGTGACATCGGTTCTATTATGATCAGCATTTGGTGAAAAATCTAAAAGATGGACGTCGGTATGTTTCTGTATGAGCTGATGAATTGCATCAATAGTCTTTTTATTTCTCCCTTCACTAAAATTTGGTACGCATTCTACAATTTTTACCATGGGGTTTGTCACCGTAAACCTTAATCAAGGAACCTCTTTTAACTATTTGTGGTTCAAGGTATGACAAGTGTTGATATTTTAATTAAAAATGCATCTGAGCTAGTAACTCTGAAAGGAGCTGAGTCTCCAAGAAAAGGACAACAACTTAGTGAGCTTTCAATCATTAAAAATGGTTCAATTGCCCTGGATAATGGACTGGTTGTCGCCGTCGGGAAGAATCTATCTTATACTGCTGATAGAGTCATTGATGCAACAGGAAAAATTGTACTCCCTGGTTTTGTTGATCCTCACACCCATGTTGTTTTTGCTGGTTCTCGTGAGTTTGAACTTGATCTGAAATTGCAGGGCATGTCGTATCTAGACATTTTACAGAGGGGCGGAGGGATTTTTTATACGGTTTCAGAAACGAGAAAAGCATCTGTTGATCAGTTGATCTGTGAAAGTACGAAACGACTGAATACTATGCTTTCGTATGGAACAACCACGTGTGAAGCAAAATCAGGATATGGCCTTGATTTGAAAACTGAGATGAAAATCTTAGAAGTTCAACAACGATTAAACAAAGAACACGTAATTGATATTGTGTCAACGTTTCTTGGAGCACATGCTGTTCCTCAGGAGATGTCTTCTGAGGAATATACGGATTTGGTGATTGATGAAATGTTACCGCACGTACGTGATTCTGCTTCTTTTTGTGATGTTTTCTGTGAGCAAGGTGTTTTTACTATTGATCAGACACGCCGTATTTTGACGAGTGCAAAAAAGTATGGTTTTGGTTTAAAGATGCATGCTGACGAACTTGTCGATACCGGTGGCGCACGTCTTGCTGCACAGCTTGGCTGTATTAGCGCAGATCATCTGTTACAATCGTCAGATCATAATCTCCAGGAGATGGCTCGTGCAGGGGTAATCGGAGTGTTATTACCTGCAACTCCGTTGACGTTGATGCAGCATTCCTATGCGCGTGCACGTGCAATAATTTCGTGCGGTGTTCCTGTTGCACTTGCTACCGATTTAAATCCCAATTGTTGGACTGAAAACATGCAGCTTATGATTCAACTGGCGTGTTATTATATGAAAATGACGCCGGCCGAGGCAATCGCTGCGGCAACGTACAATGCAGCGTGTGCTCTTGGTTTGCACCATACCATTGGAAGCCTTGAAGTTGGAAAACAGGCAGATGTTCTTGTTCTGAATTGTCCGTCGCATTTGTTCATCCCCTACCATTTTGGGGTGAATTTGGTTAACACGGTGATTAAAAAAGGAAGCGTTGTTCGTAGTTTTTCAGAATAAAAACATCATTTTTACAAAGAGCTCCAGATGTAAAAATGTGAGAGAGGCAGCGAATACCTCAGAAACCGTTTTAAAAAAACTTTTTTTGTTTTTCTTGTTCTCGTTTGATTTTTTCTAGAATTTTTTCTTTCTTTTGATCTGTGTCTGACGTGTGTTCAGCTTGTTTCTCCACAGGTATTGCTTCTTTTGCTGGTTTTGTTTCTTTTTTCTTTTTTGAGACTATTGTTTTTGTTACTGTTGGTTCCTTTTGTTTTCGTGATAAGAATCCAGGTTTTGACAGCTGGCTACGTTTTAATTCTTGTTTCGTTGATTCTTTATAGCTTCTGTACCAGTCGAGTGCTGATTTATATTCTTGTTCCATCATGATGCGTTCTTGCTCGTAGGCAGCTGGGTCAGATTTTTTTAATTCGTTCAGATGGGCTTGTTCTTCAGGGATTTTCCAGGGTTTGGTTGGTTTTGGACCAAAGCGTTCTTCTTCTCGTTTTTTTATCATTACGGTATACAATGCATAAATGCAAGCAAGAATAATAAACAATGCTGCGGCAGCAACATACATAACATCAGAGATATAGACGCCTTGGGTTCTGATTTGAACACGTCCGTAGAATTTATCGCGGGGGTTGGTTGATGATGCAACTGAAATATTGATGATATGTGTTGTGCCAGGATCATAAAGAATATCTTTTGCGATGAGATACGCTGTGATAACTTTTGCTTCGCCAGCATCAAGCACTAATGCCTGTGTGGTAACCCCTCCTTTTATTCTATCGGTTTCATTGAGTCTGATTTGAAAGGTATCCTTGAAGTAGCCTAAATTTTTTATTTCTATTTGGTATGTTGCTACTGA contains these protein-coding regions:
- a CDS encoding AAA family ATPase, whose protein sequence is MRDIIEDELFSSSVIKDLRTLDFDYVPEELPHRTEHLRKLTQMFKPVFNGLSQHVVIQGPVGSGKTVLVKKFCSSFAAVARKQGKIIDYVHVNCRKRSTDSLVLLGVLTHFDPGFPDRGFSVQEMIQVLQKQLQRRESQLILVLDEVDALLKKQKSDLIYTLSRFNDETLKTQNPVSLICISQHDIFGYLEQSAVSTFKRSNRILLDKYSRDELYDIVMQRVQLGFHPHTVLSDSIDLIADLAAEWGDARFAIELLWKAGLYADEQHKQQVIPEHVRAVKAETYSVVTETKLKNLGKHHLLTLLAIAKRLEKDGTAYVITGDVEKTYTITCEEYHEKPRAHTMFWTYLKDVENAGFITMKLSGKGQLGTTQWISLPDIPAGVLREKLTSMLES
- a CDS encoding cyclodeaminase/cyclohydrolase family protein, with the protein product MQKLSQLPINLFLDELASSSPAPGGGSVAALAGALGAALTSMVGNLTLGKEAYLTVQEEIQKILSHSEQLRKELTDLIDKDTAAFNEVITAIQMPKETDEQKQKRRNALQQAYKKAAQVPFQTAQLCEQILDLALEVAQKGNKNSITDAAVSSLMAHAGVQAAVFNVKINLGAIKDEAFVKNMMFGLKEIQLKSDEKNQKIINIVESTL
- the priS gene encoding DNA primase catalytic subunit PriS, whose product is MEIKDENQKSIEYTRSLFQEYYTTAPAELPDRFGRREFAFILFQGKGMIRHIGFTKKQEYLTFLRERVPQHAYYSSAYYTKPDAATMQEKNWMGAELIFDLDSDHLPNAEKMSYVESLRIVKQEFKKLVEEFLLGDFGFHEKYIELYFSGGRGYHCHVKDPAILDLDSNERRELVDYITGRDIEDTIIFHEQITGRRSYGGRTYISGKSLTMPTPDHHGWKGRISRGIIDIVEEIRKSDNPKQKLTEYGVREKDAEKLVLELSEDRVQRIKDGMLDQTKTIRKFFLNSALRKTAVSLAAGETDEPVTCDVKRLIRLPGSLHGKTGFIVKKIELKKLDDFDPLQDAVVLSDKPVLAHIPTEVTITMNHETFHLSEGNQEIPGFLAVFLIGRKQATILTNS
- a CDS encoding glycine C-acetyltransferase, producing MKRNPTAFLREEYEDLVKKHFDWKQRILESPSVPHAIVNGKKVLMLCSNNYLNLSTHPRLIKAAVQAAKKYGAGSGSVRAIAGTMKLHIDVEKKLAAFKRTEAALVYQTGFAANAGLIPQLAGEGDIIISDELNHGSIIDGVRLTKADRAIYKHRDVGDLEKILRDADKKYRRILIITDGVFSMDGDIAPMDHIVKLANEFGAMTYVDDAHGEGVIGPEGRGIGAHFHIEGKIDVEMGTFSKAYGVVGGLIAGSQDLYNFAFNKSRTWLLSGSHPPAVAAAQLAAIEVLETEPEHVQKLWENTRYFKKELQSIGFDTGTSETPITPVIVGDSEKAKQLSDLLFNEGVFALPIVFPMVARDKARIRVMMNAGLTKKDLDFALRIFETSGQKLGII
- a CDS encoding endonuclease, translating into MTCTPFKLYQKLFSYFGEQNWWPTDLSYHKKYQSDPRFEIIIGAILTQNTAWTNVEKALQQLKQHNIMTIKALVSIDENHLKKLIQPSGFFNQKAQRLKHIAQYLYTNYHADLDLFFTRDEKILRQELLSLQGIGPETADSILLYAGNKPFFVIDAYTKRIAKRIPFQIGDTDTYDTFQNFFQTELKKETQPKQRVLLYQEFHALLVELAKNFCRKKPLCQSCPVHKLCTYPNSQAYL
- the hutI gene encoding imidazolonepropionase; protein product: MTSVDILIKNASELVTLKGAESPRKGQQLSELSIIKNGSIALDNGLVVAVGKNLSYTADRVIDATGKIVLPGFVDPHTHVVFAGSREFELDLKLQGMSYLDILQRGGGIFYTVSETRKASVDQLICESTKRLNTMLSYGTTTCEAKSGYGLDLKTEMKILEVQQRLNKEHVIDIVSTFLGAHAVPQEMSSEEYTDLVIDEMLPHVRDSASFCDVFCEQGVFTIDQTRRILTSAKKYGFGLKMHADELVDTGGARLAAQLGCISADHLLQSSDHNLQEMARAGVIGVLLPATPLTLMQHSYARARAIISCGVPVALATDLNPNCWTENMQLMIQLACYYMKMTPAEAIAAATYNAACALGLHHTIGSLEVGKQADVLVLNCPSHLFIPYHFGVNLVNTVIKKGSVVRSFSE
- a CDS encoding ATP-NAD kinase family protein, whose protein sequence is MTKKIGFLVNPIAGMGGRVGLKGTDGVVDQAITLGAQPLASKKAVEMLKKFLEIHPSKEDISWYTSTGTMGAKELAAVGITPSEIVYRPPSDKTTSLDTKKICRKFMEKKVDIILFCGGDGTARDIFDIVSNTIPILGIPAGVKMHSGVFGVSVQATAKILHGFLETSLIVGDAEIIDLDEELYRKGEWKLRLFGVAKGIIEPTYIQVGKTTYESISEESIKDELAEHIRDELDMNPDTLFFFGSGGTIDHVARKLGIENTLLGIDAVYQKRTIRKDLNETQILQLLSKYKKRKLLLSPIGSQGFILGRGNLQLSPPVIKQIGLDNIIIIATPAKLIDTPVLRVDTGDSNLDALFSRREYYMVVIGYRLSRVVKIQTNIF
- the ftcD gene encoding glutamate formimidoyltransferase; its protein translation is MVKIVECVPNFSEGRNKKTIDAIHQLIQKHTDVHLLDFSPNADHNRTDVTLIGPPDKIKAVALDIAIKCVELIDMNKHKGEHPRMGAIDVVPFIPISEVTMEDCIKLAHEFAKEFSEKTNVPCFLYEEAAQREDRRNLADVRRGEYEGLKNEIGKNPDRIPDYGPHKMHPTAGATAVGARFFLIAYNVNLGTNNVEIAKKIAQAVRHSSGGYRYVKAMGFEIKERNIVQVSMNLVNYQKTPLFRVFETIKNEAERYGVPVIGSEIVGLIPVEALSQVADHYLRLEHFTTDQILEKKLVEIQK
- the psmB gene encoding archaeal proteasome endopeptidase complex subunit beta, coding for MTDDIKKTGTTILGMVCKNGVVIATEQRATMGTLIAHKGTKKLYKIDDHLALATAGLVGDLQVLSRYLSAEVNLYRLKRGVQMPVQSAATLMSNILNQRKFYPYYVQLILGGWDSTGGHVFSLDAAGGAIPDKYTAGGSGSPYVFGVLEDLFVDDMSTDQGVDVALRAITAAMNRDSASGNGATVAVISDKGFKMFSDDEVKIRLDRLKK
- a CDS encoding beta-CASP ribonuclease aCPSF1, which gives rise to MTVEDVLREFKAKIRSSIPVSTDVSQVEFEGALLVIYTKTPDKFAKNKDLVKNLAKTLQKRIVVRPDPSVLTDEEIAEKKIREIIPKDAEITDIFFQRELGEVTIEALKPGAAIGKEGQLLNEIKKSINWTPRIIRAPPIQSKTVKEIRGYLRTMSDERRDILQKIGRKLHRGVSEGEKFVRITALGGFREVGRSCSLLSTQDSRVLIDCGVDVSSDGAGSPYIHLPEVLPLEKLDAVVITHAHLDHCGLVPLLYKYGYAGPIYCTPPTRDLMTLLQMDYLKVAAADGKKVPYSSEHIRSVIKHCIPIGYGDTTDITPDIRLTFHNAGHILGSSICHFHIGEGLYNIAFSGDIKFEKTWLFNPAVNHFPRLEALVVESTYGGREDFQPSRREATDRLKDIIVTSIKKKGKVLVPVFAVGRSQEVMIVLESLVKNKDIPPISVYLDGMIWEATAIHTAYPEYLNNRLRTQIFQQGDNPLLSEIFKRVDSVETRDEILADKEPCVVLATSGMMNGGPVMEYFKSWSPDEKNTLVFVGYQAEGTLGRKIQRGAKEIALNTGGTIVNHPINMNVETCDGFSGHSDRRQLVGFISNMSPRPERVIFSHGEESKCIDISSAIHKKMNLNTAAPYNLETIRFK